The Juglans regia cultivar Chandler chromosome 11, Walnut 2.0, whole genome shotgun sequence genome contains the following window.
CCGATTGAGGTGCTGGTGGTGGCTGGTGCAGCTGGGGGTCATAGTAGTGCCTCATGAGGAGGTTATCCTAGGTAGGTCGAGACCCTCTGTCACTCTCTCAGGTCTAGACCCTCCACATATAGCAACAAAATCGAGAGAGCCAATTAGGGCGAAATCGAGAAAGAGTGGGAGACAAacggggagggagagagagagagagagagagagagagagagaagaagaagaagaagaagaagaagaagaagaagagagacaAAGGATTGCTCACCGGCTTACCTCAGTGACGACCACCGACTTATCTCAGTGACAACGGCACGGCAGCAGACACCTCGAGAGAATAGAGAGAGTAGCGAGCTggggaagaaagaaataagGGGGAAAGGGAGTTTTAATCTTAAAACTATTTGCACAGTTAATTATCTCCACAAAAGCTAATAAGTTGCTCACCATAAAAGTGATTTGGTGTCATATTTTCAGAATTATTTGCGATGACTAATCGTTTTCGTCACTGCCAAAAATCGTTTTCCCACAAATTTTTGCTCATTGGACGTGATCTTGCTGCAAAAGGCTTGTTCTTTTTCCATGGATAGTTTTTGTGTCATAAGCTAAGTATTTGCCACGATAAGagatcttgaaaaaaaaaactcgtgaGAAAATGCCAAATTTCTTGTATTGTGTTTGAGAACAAAGTCCCAATTGATTTTGGGATTGCATAAGCTCTCGGCAAGGACTTATCTACAAGTGCACTATGGGTAATCTAATGAGAAAATTACTCAATCTAATAGCCCCTAAAAATTGATTGCACCCAAGAGAATTTAGACTTTGAGAGAGTATAGCATCAAGACCAAGACCCTTAACACTTAAGCATCCCCGAAGGGGTTGATAATTCTATTTCAAAGTTGAACACCCCAAGGTCACGAAATTTAATCCACTAATTGCTTACCTTTCAAAAGTCcatgaacaaaattaaaaagacaCCTTGTTAATACACCCAACATGCCATTTGTACAGTCCTCCACAATAAATTGACCCAAATCATGTAagtttcaaatctcaaaatgttAATACATCCAAAGACTATGCATATTGCTCTCTCTACCAAACTAAAATtcaccttcttttttcttttctttttttcatttagtgATCATTCAAACATGCCATGCGCGAAATCACTTGAATAGATCTTAATTTGAAAACAAAGATTAATAAGATTTGTTTAGTCtaaacaaagataaaataaaCAGGATTCTGAAAATATTCgataattttttcaacatttatCGAACCTTACTccttttatctttatttctcTTCAAATTATTCTCTTATATTGGGGATATATATAGATGCCAATAAAATAAGTggagaaaataattaactaaactTGTATGATCATAATCAGTCTCATCAAAGGCAATATTGGTCATTAGTTAATGATGACAATGTCATTAACAATGGAACTATGCCAACATCATGCTTGAAGAATGGGGCAAACATTCAATCCTCAATCGTGACTTCTCTAGCTTTAAATAAAAGCAACCAACCACTAATTCAACCGCCCATTCGAAACAATCAATCATTCATGATAATCACTAATTATTCAAGCCTTTCCTTCCTTTAGATCAatgcatcattttctttttcatcatctatatagatgtatacatatatatacatgaagaTCTCTCCATCCGATTATCCCATCACTCCATATATTATGCGTCTCGGCTTAGTTCCAAGTCTTTTCACCACCTTTCATTCCTCTTGCTTCCTTTCTATGATCATGCATGTGTGCTAGCTTGACATTAGATAAACCTAACCCATATTTCGTACGTACAATGTTCAAGCCTGCAATATCGATATAATGATTGGGAAGGTACAATTAATTTCTCTCCTCCATTGAAATCAAGGGTTTCATGAAATGCTTTCACTGTTTCTTGTGATTGACGGGACAGGAAGGCGGCCACTGTGGTTTATGTACGAACCCTAGAATCCCGGCGGAGTGCGTACGTGAATAATTTCTCGATGaccattaatatcatttatagaAGTTTTAATTACGAGTTATAATTCTAAGTTAATTCTTatcatcattcatatatagtTAGGCATCTATCATATGTTGTCATGTGAAATCACTGACAAATTTGCAGATTGATGGAGATTATGATATTGAAAAATGGACTTGATTTGACTGACTCAACTTAATTTGTATCCTAGACCACTCTCTTCAACCTCCTTTATGTGGTTTTTTTCAACCTCAATTTATTCCATTTGACTATACATATTAAAGGAAAGGCCTCCATACTCGTCCTGCTTCCACAAATTAAACAGaaagctaaaaaataaaataaaaaataaaaaatctaaaggatatatattatgatGCTTATCTGCATTTAAAATGTTCATTCTAAGGCTCTGTTTGGTACTGCAATTGTTCTTAAATGTTCTtagatattttcagatatttcatttccaaacatcatacaaatcaaaatattttttaatttttaatttttaacttttttgtttaattattacctaatcgttacaactttttcaaacaaaacacaaaaagtaatacaacttttcaaattttaaaacaaaagtaagattaaaaaattatattcaaataattttttaaatttataatatttttattcaaccttaTTTCTCCAATTTCCCAAAactccaataaaacatcttaactcaaactattttactactattcacaaataaattgagatattcTAAATCTCCAAACGGAACCTTATATCACTTAATACTGGTTCTCGTGATCTACAATATAGGAAAATCTCGAGATTTTTTAGTTTGACtccttaatttataaatatatatatatatatatatatattaactacaTTGTCCATTTCCCAAAGTCCCAATAAAGCATCTTAATTTaaacaatttcactattatttataattaaattgagatattctaagtatccaaatgtgacttatatcatttaatattggTTCTCACGATCTATAATACTAGAAAATCTCGAGATTTTTTAGTTTGactctttaatttataaatatatatatatatatatatacatacatacatataatacaCATACACAATACATTATTGGGGTACTAAATGTACCCAGCAAGCGAGCAAATAACCACGAGACTGATAAGAACCCTCTAGTCTCATTAGTTGATCCTCGAGATCCCTTTCTCCCAAAACCAAGGTTTGCCCACCAAGGTAAAACGTCCCTAATAACCAACCCAGTCAGGATCAGTAGGCTCAGTTGGTAACTTGGTAGTAAGATCAAACCTAGAGTAGGCACCGGGTGCTCAAAGGGTTTATTACCACATTTAATGTCCCGTAATAGCCACTTGGGAGACCTGCCAGTGTCAGTCTGCGAGAGTCATTGGCCCAAGGAGAGGGGAAGTTGTGCCACATCCCCATGATATAGAGGAGAATTAGAGAGAGGTAAGCCACAAGACATTATGATTTTGATCTTCCTTTTctaaagtaacaaaaaaaaaaaaaaaaaatctaacttaggCATATATAGAAAGTATCCCTCTCGAGTGTTCGAAGTTCATTCTCTGCTCACAGATAGCAAGGTAGCAGGGGTGCTGGTCTCGATCTCACTTGGTAGTGCCCCTCTCGATGATTGTTGACTTAACATTGATTTCGTGCTTGAGTTGGGAGGGCCCTCCCTCCATCCATCGAGTCAAGTAATTCGTAGCAAGCTGGTAGCAGCAGGTGtactgaaatttgcatcaacataaaaaataataaaaatcctatAAGTTATTGTCTTCGACTATCATCATCACATTGAGAAATACATGCAACATCGAATTAgataataacttatatatatataaaaaaatcccgcCATATATTATCAGTTGAGATATTAATAGTTATGTTTAATTAATAACTCTTATATAAGATCAATGcttgttaattattatataaaaatgataaaaattattcaCGAGCTATTAATTAACagtagtgtgtgtgtgtgtgtatatatatatatatatatataaatataatatccctcaacatatatatataatggattaatattgaCGGAATAACGTCGATGCGGTTTCTAGCATTgctcaaattaattagaatcgATGCCAAAACTGGACAAAAAGTTGATTTTGTCAAGTACTTGGGGCAAGAGAATCGGATATTTGTTAGAAAAAAGTGCAATTTGTTGCTTGAATATTGCAACACAACATGAATCGGGCGCTTTAGTTATGATCAGAATCTTAAGCGTACGTGTggattataaattaatgtacaGTCCTGTTATGGAATTTAGCTAGAATACTGTCATgaccttttttatttaattttatttttaaggttGTAGTGGCAAATATATATTAGTGTCTGaccttaaaatattaataaaatattcccCAAGATAAAATGGCGCAATGATTTGACTGTTGTTAATGCCAACTACAGTTAATCATCATGGCAGATTTCTTTCCTGTCTTAATGCAATATTTCAAATGCCACTGACAAAGGGTGACTATTAAGCGTGGACCACCCCGCATGCATGCTGCATCAAATttgtactttatatatatatatatatatatatatatatatatatatattcataaaatgaaaataaaaattaagaaaaaaaactatatatatatatatataaaaactccTTAATTAAATAGGTAGCCTGCGTGGAAAGGCATATGATCACTCAAAATCAAGTCATGATATTGATAGAAACCATATTATTCCCATGCAATTTGCTGCATATCCaaagtactgcatgcatgaaACCACTAAAAAAGAACTTTTATATATCCGCGCGCGCCCATTGCTTTCTCGAAAACATTATACGCCCTTCCATGTTATCCTAAAGTCCAtgtaatattaacatatatatgccttaaaaaatcattaatctatatatgctaaggaaaatgaggaaaaaaagaagaagagatcatgaattgggggtggggggagagAGATAGACAGATCATCAGAAGAAACTTGAGAGGGAATACTGTTAAGACCACCTTTTCTCTTCATTATGTTGACTGTGATTAAAATCCCAAGCTCAAGGTGAGTGAGAGATGCGTACCCAATTGATCCACTTGGCCTTGAATTAAACCCCTATAAATTTTCAGCCTTCTAGCTCATTCATCATCTTGTAGCTTTGTATcctcatatatatgtatatatatatatagttcaccTTTCAGGACCTATGATATTAATCCTCAAGTGTTTGTTTGCCACAGCCTCAACACTACATTCTGATCTGATCCCAGTTTTGATCCAGCTTGTTGTAATTGATCATAATCATAATCACCATAAACTTCTCTAAGAAAGGTTAggtttcttttatataaattcatccaccatgcatgtatgcatgttgctgtttttttttttcctcatgaTTTCTTTCTAGTTTGATGTTTGGTAAAGTAGTCTAGAAGGAAagctttatttaattattatttccaattttgttgctttttttttttctttttctttcaataggTGCATCATGGGATTTTCCTCCGTGCTCATGTGCAAACAAACAGTACAACCATTATTAGAGTTTCCATCTGGAGGGCTGAAAATGGATGTCTTCAATCCTCACCGGATCAGACATAAAGAAAAGGTAGTCATTGTAATGGGAGCAACCGGAACCGGGAAGTCAAGACTCTCCATTGATCTCGCCACCCGATTTCCGGCAGAAATCATAAACTCCGATAAAATGCAAGTGTACGAGGGACTTCACATAGTCACCAACAAAGTAACCGAGGAAGAGCAACGTGGGGTGCCGCACCATTTGCTAGGGATACTGAATCCCAGTGCAGATTTCACTGTAACAAACTTCTGTGACAAGGCCTCTATCGCCATCGAGTCGATCTTGGGACGAGGCCGGCTTCCGATCATCGTTGGAGGCTCGAATTCTTATATGGAGGCCTTAGTTGAAAACGATGATTACATGCTCCGATCGAAGTATGACTGCTGCTTTCTTTGGGTGGATGTGTCAATGCCTGTGCTGCACTCATTTGTTTCCAAAAGAGTTGATCAAATGGTTGAGAATGGGATGGTGGATGAGCTGAGAAACATGTTTGATCCCAATGCCGATAATTCAAGGGGGATCAGAAGAGCAATTGGGGTTCCAGAATTCGATCAGTATTTCAGAAATGAACCATTTTTAGACAGAAAACAACGTGGGATTTTACTCCAAGAAGCAATCAATCAAATGAAGGAGAACACATGCAAATTAGCATGCCGACAACTGGGGAAAATCCATCGTCTGAGAAACATAAAGGGGTGGAATATGCATAGGATTGATGCCACGGAAGTGTTCCAAAAGAAAGGAAGATCATCAGAAGCAGATGAGGCAATATGGGAACAGGTGGTGGCTGGACCAAGCACAGTTATTGTTGGCCAGTTTCTTTACAATGTTGCCGCTTCCATGGTCCCTACAACTCATGTTGCGGGGATTAAAGTCAGGAATAATGTAGGAACTGCTGTTGCAAGCGCAACTTactagatatatattaatatatatatatatatatattatataatatatatatatatatgataatgatTTCCTTACactttctttattattgtattactatccagtcattttttttattttgatctttgaatttggattgaaaatttaaagaaatgatcttcttgcataatttaaaagaaaataaattcaatcaactaatataatcatgtaacttatttaaaaaaaatttaattttataaaaattgacattcttttattttgagtcaatttttataaaattgaatttctttttaattaaattacatgattacattgattaattaaatttattttcttctaaattatacaAGAAGTTCATGTTCTGATATTTTTAATCCAGATTCAAAtagcaaaaagagaaaaaaaaaatatctaaatagtaAAACAGTAGTAAATGGGATATAAAAGTATCATCACATAGgtggttttcatttttattttttttagtttttttttcttataattataattacatCTTGCTATGAGAAATAAGAGTGTAGATCGAGCCTATTTTGCtttgtaataatttaattaggataaaatgatgttagttttataagttAGCTTACAAAAATAAccttcatgttaaaatattattgtataaaatattatgaaaagtgacgtgtgtttatcatatatatatatatatatatatatatatatatattggtggaTTTCTTTAGATCGCAAGTACCattattgttaaatttaaagataaagatTTAATCTGTCACATCATTATTTTTGAAAGTAATGGTTGAGATCTAAAGAAACTTACTGGATAGATTATTTATCCTTATAAATCTTAAAGTTTTGGATTCAAATTAATTTCAACCGAATGACATATATATGAATGgttctttctcttttgat
Protein-coding sequences here:
- the LOC109010913 gene encoding adenylate isopentenyltransferase 3, chloroplastic, producing MGFSSVLMCKQTVQPLLEFPSGGLKMDVFNPHRIRHKEKVVIVMGATGTGKSRLSIDLATRFPAEIINSDKMQVYEGLHIVTNKVTEEEQRGVPHHLLGILNPSADFTVTNFCDKASIAIESILGRGRLPIIVGGSNSYMEALVENDDYMLRSKYDCCFLWVDVSMPVLHSFVSKRVDQMVENGMVDELRNMFDPNADNSRGIRRAIGVPEFDQYFRNEPFLDRKQRGILLQEAINQMKENTCKLACRQLGKIHRLRNIKGWNMHRIDATEVFQKKGRSSEADEAIWEQVVAGPSTVIVGQFLYNVAASMVPTTHVAGIKVRNNVGTAVASATY